The Lampris incognitus isolate fLamInc1 chromosome 4, fLamInc1.hap2, whole genome shotgun sequence genome segment agacagtcagcaatgcagtagaacagtgttgtagctgggtgtaggaggcagagagaaatagacctgttgaTACTGATTTTTTCGGGACTAAAAACAAGGTGTGGCAGccgttgtggctggtgtgccgtcagctcagcagtaaacagttcccacccttgtaaaaatggatcctgggaccaaagctaacacacacaatctgatgtattacaaactacatcacagtatatgggaacactgttgtgcaGTAATATTGATTGTCATGGCCTCATCAGTACCATGAGTCAAGCTTTcctcctgctggagttgtttccaacatgtttgctgctgcgtcagtgtttgtcctacccagtcaaaacatttcaacagtgGTATAAGGGGAATGGAGAGTGTCACCAACCATGATAAAGATGACAGTTAATATTATGGAACTTGACTCCATGAGCCACACAGACAAAATAACTatttattaatgataataataataaacattacatttatatagcgcttttcaagacacccaaagcgcttcacactgaagggggtaactcacttcaactaccaccaatgtgtagcacccacctgggtgatgcacggcagccatgtgGTGCcacaatgctcaccacacatcagtttgaggtagagagggaggaatcattgagccaattacatggagggatgattaggtggccagatggagagccaggttgggaattttgccaagcCACCAGGGaatcccctactctttgcgataaatgccatgggatctttaatgatcacagtgagtcaggacctcagtttaacgtctcatccaaaggacggaacAAGGGAGAAAAGTTGCGGATTTAAGATTGAAGACTTAAGACACTAACAATAAATTGTCAGATTAAGAATTTCAactgtgtgtatatctgtgtataTATCTCTACCCAGTAGTAGAGCTTCCATTAACAGGGCCATCTTCTATGCTTCTATTTCCTTTACTTGTGTTTCTAGGTGACTGAGCTCCTATCCAGGGTGTTTTCTGAGCAGCGACCCAGGCTAACTATCTCCTGCCAAGGCGACGGGGGCTGGAGCTCCCTGGGCCACAGTCAGGAGCAGCAGCCACTTCAGAGCCTTCTGGAATATAGTCTGAACCCCGACCTCGTGCTCCCCAACATGGAGGGAGTCACAGAGTTCACAGAGTACGTCTCAGAGACGGTTGATGTTCCATCACCCTTCGAACTCCTGGAGCCTCCAAACTCCGGTGGATTTCTGAAGCTGTCTAAACCCTGTTGCTACATTTTCCCTGGTGGCAGGGGTGACTCTGCTCTTTTTGCCGTCAATGGATTCAACATCCTGGTGGATGGAGGGTCTGAGCGCAAGTCCTGCTTCTGGAAGCTGGTTCGACACCTGGACAGGATTGACTCAGTCCTGCTCACCCATATTGGAGCGGACAACCTCCCTGGGATCAACGGATTGTTTCAGAGGAAGATTGCTGAGCAAGAAGAAGAACAGTCACAGGGAAAAGGCTCCAGCACCTATGGTGACTGGATGAAGAATCTGATCTCACCTGAGCTTGGGGTTGTCTTCTTCAACGTCCCAGAGAAACTCCGGATGCCAGAGTCTACCATGAAAGTGAAGCGAAGCATTGAAGAGGCTTCCCTCACACTGCAGTACCTCAACAAACTGGGCATCAAACCAGAGCCTCTGTACAGGGTTGTCAGCAACACCATAGAACCAATCACACTTTTCCACAAACTTGGTGTTGGAAAGTTAGACATGTATGTTTTAAACCCTGTGAAGGAAAGCAAGGAAATGCAGTTCCTAATGCAGAAGTGGGCGGGAAACAGCAAGGCCAAGACAGGTATTATGATGTCCAATGGTAAAGAAGGGGAAATATCTGTTCCTTATTTAACCTCAGTAACAGCCCTCATTGTTTGGATCCCTCACAGCCCCAAAGAGAGGATTGTGCGGGTACTATTTCCTGGAAACGCACCACAAAACAAAATCTTTGAGGGCCTTGAGAAACTGAAACACTTGGACTTCCTGCGCTATCCAGTGGCTACTCAGAAAGACATATCCTCTGGAGTCCAAcctcagatcatcaaacaaacaaaaattagaTCAAGAACAGACAGCAAAGAGAGTCTGAAATCTTCACCCAAACAACACTCTAAAACAAGCAAGAAAGAGgcaggaggacaggaagaggagtCCAAGAGTGACCAGAGTAAAGAGAACAAagtggaaaagaaagaagagaagaaaatcAGAAGTGAAAGTGCAAAGGCcaccaaacaacagaagaacagtgaGGTGGCTCCAGAGGCCAAAAGACTAGAGAAGAAAAAGGTGTCTAAGGAAAAAACTgtcaaaaaggaaaaaatatcCAAGatggatgagaagaaagacaaggagaagaAAGAAATCAAGAAAGAGAAACGTGAGGTCAAGAAAGAAAATATCattaaaaaagaagagaaaaaagaaaataaagccaaagaagataaaaagaaagacccgaacaagccggagttGAGGAAAATCACTAAACCAGATCTCAAGCCCCTCACACCCGAGGTGAGGAAGACTCTGCACAAGGCCAAGACTCAGGCtaaacccaagacagacaaaaATAAAATGGAGGAGAGGAAGTCAGTCCCAAGGAAGGCCCCCGAAGTGGCAGCAGCTGCCTTGGCGGACAGATCCATTGTTTCCTCCCCAGAAGACCTCACTGAAGACTTTGAGGCTTTAAAACAATATGAGCTCTCCAACCTTGGAGCAAAGTTCCTCCAGAATGATGTGATAACTGTGCATCCTGATTTCATGGAAACCGAACACCCCATCACTGTCTGCTCAGACAAAATCCCACCCCAGGAAAATGAAGTTACTTCTCCACCTACATCTCCAGTCAGTCACAGAGAAGACAAAAGAGACAAAGGTGCATCAGAACAGTCTGCGGATGTGGGAATGATTGAAGGAAGCGAAGGTTTTGACAGGAAGCATGAAGAGGAAAAAATGGAGAAATATGACAAATACCCAACACAGGATGACATGAAAGACAGATCAAAGAAGAGTGACAGCTCAGAGGAGGAGAGTGATGTCATAGAAAAGGCAGAACTCGAAGGAACAGAAGATGACGAGGAGATGAAACATAAAACAGAGGAGGTGAAAAAGGAGAAAGCTTTTAAAGAGTGGGATAGCAAACCATTCCCAACCACAGCCCCAGCTGACCAGGCTGCAGCACCCTCTGCTTCTGAACAGTTCTCCTTCATCCAAGATGAGACCATCCCTGGTTACTCTGAGACAGAGCAGACCATCTCTGATGAAGAGATCCATGAGGAGACGGAGGAGAGAATCCCACAGCTGCGTTATGACATGGGTTCCTATGATGTGTCCGTCCCTGATGTCCCCGGCACCTTTGACTCAATGCATGGAATAAAGGAGATGAAGACCATTGTTGTGTCAGACATGACAGATGTTAAACCTAAAGCCTTCATGGGAGGTCACGATCCTGTACTTGGAGCCTACCCCACTATCATCGCCGCTCCTCTGGCTGAGGAGGAGCACATCTCCTCAGCCACCTCTATCACAGAGTATGACAAAATGTCTTCTTTTGCCACGTCTGTGGCAGAGGACCAGTCCATAGCTTCAGTGACGGCCCCGCAGACGGAGGAGACAGGGAGGAGCTCTCTGTTCCTGGACACCATAAACAGCATCCCTTCCCGCACTGAGGCCACCCATGGGAAGGAGTACCTCCACTCAGCAGGTACCATCTCCCCTACCTCCTCTCTGGAGGAGGACCGCTGTTTCAAGTCTCCTCCATCTGAGGAATTCCAGCCCATTGTTCCGGAGATGGATGCTGGTTCAAAGGTCAAACTGGTCCATGAGGAAGAAGATGAGGACGAGGAGGATGAGGACCAGACTCCcaatgtggacattactttgggTAAACTCCAAGAAGGCTACGAGTATGCCACCTCCATGATGCTCCGGGGAAAAAAATCTCCCACTGCCGCAGTCGCCTCTCCATCATCTCCCCCCACAAAGGCTGGTGTGGAAAAACAAAATTTTGTTGAACCAGATTCAAAGGCTGATGCTGGAGTGAAGCCTcctttaccacctctctctttttctAGCTCCTTCCAGGAAAGTGAGGAGAGATGCCTAAGTCCAGATGACAGCACTGTGAAACTTGCCTCACCCACCCAGTCGGTCCTCACCAGCAGCAGTTACTCCCCAACGGAAGAGAAGGCCTTTAAAACAGAGGAAAAAGATGATGCAGTGAGCCAACTGAGAGCAGAAAAATCTATCACTATTTCAGACAAGAGCTCCTACGTTGGTGTGTCATATGACCAGACAACACTGGAAGGATCTGGGGAGtctgatgaagatgatgaggcTGGAGATGATTATTATGTGAAAAAGGACCTAAAACCCACTGTAAAGGCAAAGCTtatggaggagagggaggggagctTCCTAGATGATGACTTCGCCTGTGTGGCAAAGTTGCCCAAAGAACCTGAAGGAAAGGGCCtcttggaggaggaggaagagatcaAAGCTAAATATCTTCAGGAAACACAGGTCCTCGGCAGCTCAGAGGAAAAGCCCAAACTCCAAGTGATGTATTcagatgatgaagaagaggaggaagaggaagaaaatgACTTCCTGAGCAAGGAAGGAACCAGGCCCTCATCAGACTTGAAAGAGCAATTCAAAGAGAAAACAGATCAAGTTGGATTTAAAGAGCCTGAGAAAGGCGTTCATTTCAGCCTCTACAATTtcccggagagagagagcaaagaaaaGGGGTCAGAAAGAGACATGAGGCAGGACACCCCCTATGTGCACGGCAAAACATTTTCTTATAGTGACATTTACGACAGCAAAATGAGCTCGGTGGACTCAGATTTTTATCAGCAGGAGTCCTCAGACAAGAAAGAAAAGGGTGTTGCAAAGAGGGATGTGGATATACCAAAATACGACTCTCCCTCCCCGTCCGCAGCCACACAGAAGGGGTTTCAGGAGGAATTTGAAGGCTCTCGTGGGAAAGATTCCTCcccttcagtgtggattgatcCCAAAAGTGCTCCTGCTGTGCCATCTATAGAAAAAGATGAGAACGAAAAGGAGGCAATTGACCACAGCAGAGAGAGCCGTTTCCCTTCAATGGCAGACAGACCTGAGGCCTCCTCCGCTTCCATAATGGCAGAAAAAGACTCCTTCTCTTTTAAAGGCCAGACTGAAAGTATAAGACCATTGTTGTATCCCTCAACAACAACAGTATCTGACGCAGACAAACCCACCGTTGAGAGCTACCATGAGAGAGGTGCATCTTTGGAGGTTGATATGCGGAAACTAACAGCAAGGGATGAGGAAGATTATGACGATGATGAAGTTgttgatgatgaagaagaggaggaggaggaggagggagatgcTGACGTTGATTCGGATATCGAGAAAGGAGCCAAAGAGAAATCTGAAAAAGAAGTGAGAAGTCCTGTGAGTGAAATGGCTTCTACCAAACCCGAGTTCATGATTTCTATGGCAGGTTATGGTTACCACAGTCAGGGGAAGCCAAGTAACACTGAAAGCTGCGTGAGCACACTCACAAAGGCTGAGCAGGAGACAAAACCCACAGATTTAGGAGCTACAGGCTTTTCTGGCCTTTCCACAGGATTTGACTATCCATATGTAAGTGAAGAGAAAGATGAGTTTTCCCTAAAATCACCAGGTGACAGATATTACCAGAATGATAGTGCTGATTCTCAGTTTGATAAACAGAAGACACCAGACCTCCTCAGTAACAAGCTGGACACAAGTTTCCAATACACCACCACTGTTGCTCCTGCCTATTCCTCCTCCTCAGCCTACAGTTACTCCTCCTCcacctctggctctctctccacCAGTCGCCAGTTTGGGGAGGATGTGGAGACGCCTGCTACCGCTGAGCCTCTGTTTGAATACTCCTCCTTCAAAGATGAACACTCGTTGGTCATGGATT includes the following:
- the map1aa gene encoding microtubule-associated protein 1A; the protein is MAMEESSASARSTVTMEIAAAEEPLPAASSVRKRGQQRHRTGAPLPDRNHRVLIVIGDISAAHHLESAKRQIKEGLSSWDVDPDVCDLSKELELFETGHTAQFSSKVKGQRILQYQSDVLETVVLVNPSEETAGSEVRSLITDPSGNKLLVLSGQTSEQGGDVVLQGGLFTWKHVCDIVSEPQVTELLSRVFSEQRPRLTISCQGDGGWSSLGHSQEQQPLQSLLEYSLNPDLVLPNMEGVTEFTEYVSETVDVPSPFELLEPPNSGGFLKLSKPCCYIFPGGRGDSALFAVNGFNILVDGGSERKSCFWKLVRHLDRIDSVLLTHIGADNLPGINGLFQRKIAEQEEEQSQGKGSSTYGDWMKNLISPELGVVFFNVPEKLRMPESTMKVKRSIEEASLTLQYLNKLGIKPEPLYRVVSNTIEPITLFHKLGVGKLDMYVLNPVKESKEMQFLMQKWAGNSKAKTGIMMSNGKEGEISVPYLTSVTALIVWIPHSPKERIVRVLFPGNAPQNKIFEGLEKLKHLDFLRYPVATQKDISSGVQPQIIKQTKIRSRTDSKESLKSSPKQHSKTSKKEAGGQEEESKSDQSKENKVEKKEEKKIRSESAKATKQQKNSEVAPEAKRLEKKKVSKEKTVKKEKISKMDEKKDKEKKEIKKEKREVKKENIIKKEEKKENKAKEDKKKDPNKPELRKITKPDLKPLTPEVRKTLHKAKTQAKPKTDKNKMEERKSVPRKAPEVAAAALADRSIVSSPEDLTEDFEALKQYELSNLGAKFLQNDVITVHPDFMETEHPITVCSDKIPPQENEVTSPPTSPVSHREDKRDKGASEQSADVGMIEGSEGFDRKHEEEKMEKYDKYPTQDDMKDRSKKSDSSEEESDVIEKAELEGTEDDEEMKHKTEEVKKEKAFKEWDSKPFPTTAPADQAAAPSASEQFSFIQDETIPGYSETEQTISDEEIHEETEERIPQLRYDMGSYDVSVPDVPGTFDSMHGIKEMKTIVVSDMTDVKPKAFMGGHDPVLGAYPTIIAAPLAEEEHISSATSITEYDKMSSFATSVAEDQSIASVTAPQTEETGRSSLFLDTINSIPSRTEATHGKEYLHSAGTISPTSSLEEDRCFKSPPSEEFQPIVPEMDAGSKVKLVHEEEDEDEEDEDQTPNVDITLGKLQEGYEYATSMMLRGKKSPTAAVASPSSPPTKAGVEKQNFVEPDSKADAGVKPPLPPLSFSSSFQESEERCLSPDDSTVKLASPTQSVLTSSSYSPTEEKAFKTEEKDDAVSQLRAEKSITISDKSSYVGVSYDQTTLEGSGESDEDDEAGDDYYVKKDLKPTVKAKLMEEREGSFLDDDFACVAKLPKEPEGKGLLEEEEEIKAKYLQETQVLGSSEEKPKLQVMYSDDEEEEEEEENDFLSKEGTRPSSDLKEQFKEKTDQVGFKEPEKGVHFSLYNFPERESKEKGSERDMRQDTPYVHGKTFSYSDIYDSKMSSVDSDFYQQESSDKKEKGVAKRDVDIPKYDSPSPSAATQKGFQEEFEGSRGKDSSPSVWIDPKSAPAVPSIEKDENEKEAIDHSRESRFPSMADRPEASSASIMAEKDSFSFKGQTEISDADKPTVESYHERGASLEVDMRKLTARDEEDYDDDEVVDDEEEEEEEEGDADVDSDIEKGAKEKSEKEVRSPVSEMASTKPEFMISMAGYGYHSQGKPSNTESCVSTLTKAEQETKPTDLGATGFSGLSTGFDYPYVSEEKDEFSLKSPGDRYYQNDSADSQFDKQKTPDLLSNKLDTSFQYTTTVAPAYSSSSAYSYSSSTSGSLSTSRQFGEDVETPATAEPLFEYSSFKDEHSLVMDSPFSSSGGVKDEYLEVTEKQITTATTCTTAESTSSLARFSPLSPFEEIKSFPSVTSTILTGEKKEQVALVSGVLDKGRQSDCFFKPEWSEDLKLGTAAGFGATTGLFSQPSKDGESASAALFGITSSPRPNVASKHYFEESDSSEEEEEEDYMHEMIQRSPSANLAAGLTFTDKPSTPTTSNKSGGALPDVLSSSTLQCSKPEAANGPMEVSTGSPVTSAAPAKAEPREVSAYRSSYEWEVSKPQMGMVPGDSPPHYRHEEEFEEECEMEPERPARPLSLSSTDQKFRSPFYCSQGVIEDEEDDSDQDLAAEGHMGATSSYTSHTSPGYSSSEYKQQKGDLSPSFINPCMQQMSSDEEDEEQGRRSDQSQEGNEHDLSVKRRAHKQPHHHQSHSSSLQQPGGMSASLGLAAEDTPPTSISESLASQSDSDMPPGTEECPSVTADANMDSDSDAEYMPVDKSSAMGGGSLHAASRGSRDPPPTPFMDPFPHPPHPDVCMVDPDTLDNDRAPEGSMKKEPKAQGLKKTSGKTKSASPARRKSSPMQVKQTSSPRSAALKKKEADKSSRMSHLSDGQGSRDDLSRSSYNPGKGMSNGVKSSSGSQKSGSAVATGFPIYVDLAYIPNHCSAKNVDQEFFKRIRSGYYVVSGNDAASAEPSRGVLDALLEGKAQWGSNLQVTLIPTHDTEVTREWYQQTHEKQQELNIMVLASSSTVVMQDESFPACKIEF